One Rhinopithecus roxellana isolate Shanxi Qingling chromosome 7, ASM756505v1, whole genome shotgun sequence DNA segment encodes these proteins:
- the ARMCX5 gene encoding armadillo repeat-containing X-linked protein 5 has product MVDSGTEARARGKAEAGLQDGISGPATARVNDKTQAKAVAEAELKTESVTQAKADDGAMTRTHKVTYREAMAVTREVSKMEDTTKSRVMVETNTKPLAERSIVPQTKSKAMPMSGVSAVTKSEVKVVAVIEANIRSYAKSHDKANTGSRPDRREEASIGMKSSDEDEENICSWFWTGEESSVGSWFWPEEETSLQVCKPLPKIQEKPKPAHKPTLTIKQKAIAWSRARYIVLVPIEGGEQPLPPEGNWTLVETLIETPLGIRPLTKIPPYHGPYYQTLTEIKKQIRQREKYGPNPKACHCKSRGFSLEPKEFDKLVALLKLTKDPFIHEIATMIMGISPAYPFTQDIIHDVGITVMIENLVNNANVKEHPRALSMVDDSSESSEEPKSGESYIHQVCKDIVSCPLNSPVQLAGLKLLGHLSVKFEDHYVITSYIPDFLTLLNKGSVKTKFYVLKVFSCLSKNCANTRELISAKVLSSLVAPFNKHESKANILNIIEIFENINFQFKTKVKLFTKEKFTKSELISIFQEAKQFGQKLQDLAEHSDPEVRDKVIRLILKL; this is encoded by the coding sequence ATGGTTGACTCTGGGACAGAAGCAAGGGCTAGAGGAAAGGCTGAGGCTGGCCTGCAAGATGGAATCAGTGGTCCTGCCACTGCTAGAGTGAATGATAAAACCCAAGCCAAGGcagtggctgaggcagaactgaaaacagaatcaGTGACCCAGGCCAAAGCTGATGATGGAGCAATGACCAGGACACATAAAGTGACCTACAGGGAGGCTATGGCTGTGACAAGGGAAGTGAGCAAGATGGAAGATACAACTAAGAGTAGAGTCATGGTTGAGACTAATACAAAACCCCTGGCAGAACGCAGTATAGTGCCACAAACCAAGTCAAAGGCCATGCCTATGTCTGGGGTCAGTGCTGTAACCAAATCTGAAGTCAAGGTTGTTGCTGTCATTGAGGCAAATATTAGGTCCTATGCCAAGTCACATGATAAGGCCAATACTGGGTCCAGACCTGACAGAAGGGAAGAGGCCAGCATTGGGATGAAATCCAGTGATgaggatgaagaaaatatatgctCCTGGTTCTGGACTGGAGAAGAGTCTAGTGTAGGTTCTTGGTTCTGGCCTGAAGAAGAGACCTCTCTTCAAGTTTGTAAGCCCCTACCTAAGATCCAGGAAAAGCCCAAGCCCGCACACAAACCCACACTTACTATAAAACAAAAGGCAATAGCATGGTCAAGGGCCAGGTATATTGTCCTAGTTCCAATTGAGGGAGGGGAGCAACCCTTGCCTCCAGAAGGAAACTGGACCCTGGTTGAGACCTTGATTGAAACTCCTCTGGGGATTCGACCTTTGACCAAGATCCCACCTTATCATGGGCCTTATTACCAGACCTTAACTGAGATAAAAAAACAGATTAGGCAAAGGGAAAAGTATGGGCCTAATCCGAAGGCCTGCCACTGCAAATCACGTGGCTTTAGTTTAGAGCCTAAAGAGTTTGATAAACTTGTTGCCCTCCTTAAGTTAACCAAGGATCCTTTCATTCATGAAATAGCTACAATGATAATGGGCATCAGTCCTGCTTATCCATTTACTCAAGATATAATTCATGATGTAGGTATTACTGTTATGATTGAAAACTTAGTCAATAATGCCAATGTTAAAGAACACCCTAGAGCTTTAAGTATGGTGGATGACAGCTCTGAGTCTTCTGAAGAACCAAAATCAGGGGAGTCCTATATACATCAAGTTTGTAAAGACATAGTCTCTTGCCCCTTGAACTCCCCTGTGCAGCTGGCTGGACTGAAATTACTAGGGCACTTGAGTGTAAAATTTGAAGATCACTATGTGATTACCAGTTATATTCCAGATTTCCTCACCTTGTTAAACAAGGGAAGTGTCAAAAccaagttttatgttttaaaagtgttttcgTGTTTGTCTAAAAATTGTGCCAATACAAGAGAATTGATCAGTGCCAAAGTACTGTCATCATTGGTTGCACCCTTTAACAAGCATGAGTCAAAGGCCAATATTCttaatattattgaaatatttgagaatataaaTTTTCAGTTCAAAACAAAGGTGAAGCTATTTACCAAAGAAAAGTTCACTAAATCTGAGCTTATTTCAATATTCCAGGAAGCAAAACAGTTTGGTCAGAAACTCCAAGACTTAGCAGAGCACAGTGATCCTGAAGTGAGAGATAAAGTCATAAGATTAATACTCAAACTCTGA